The Acidobacteriota bacterium genome window below encodes:
- a CDS encoding radical SAM protein has protein sequence MAATDRLLSILSPGAIRRPTLVAAAAEAPRAGGRNGVDYQEIPCQSALNRCSSDRMPFDWTINPYRGCEFACRYCYARYTHEYIGLPDPHSFETQIFAKTSAAAALARELPPGRKLAGGIAIGTATDPYQPAERTFRITRGLLEVFARREGLKLSITTKSDLVTRDLDLLTEIHRRHRLTVNLTITTTNRRLARLIEPRAPRPLRRFEAVRALSSAGIMTGVFIMPILPGITDSASSLESIVAASARVGATYVAHQVLFLRSSAKSEFYPFLAQNFPKLAPRYRRVYGGAAYHTPDYRERVKELMAGLRRRHGLASRPMDHDAGVASEEGAGGVQMALGF, from the coding sequence ATGGCGGCTACCGATCGTCTTCTCAGCATCCTCTCACCCGGCGCGATCCGGCGCCCGACCCTCGTGGCGGCCGCCGCCGAGGCACCGAGAGCCGGCGGCCGAAACGGGGTCGACTACCAGGAGATCCCCTGCCAGAGCGCCCTCAACCGATGCTCGAGCGATCGGATGCCCTTCGACTGGACGATCAACCCGTACCGGGGGTGCGAGTTCGCGTGCCGCTACTGCTACGCCCGGTACACTCACGAGTACATCGGCCTCCCGGACCCGCACAGTTTCGAGACGCAGATCTTCGCCAAGACCTCGGCCGCGGCGGCGCTGGCGCGCGAGCTGCCGCCGGGGCGAAAGCTCGCCGGAGGGATCGCGATCGGGACGGCGACCGACCCGTATCAGCCGGCCGAGCGCACCTTCAGGATCACGCGCGGCCTTCTCGAGGTCTTCGCGCGGCGCGAGGGGCTCAAGCTCTCCATCACGACCAAGAGCGATCTCGTCACGCGCGATCTCGATCTCCTGACCGAGATCCACCGCCGCCACCGCCTCACCGTCAACCTGACCATCACCACGACGAACCGACGCCTCGCGAGGCTCATCGAGCCGCGCGCGCCGCGGCCCCTGCGCCGGTTCGAGGCGGTCCGGGCGCTCTCGTCGGCAGGGATCATGACGGGGGTCTTCATCATGCCGATCCTCCCCGGCATCACCGACTCGGCGTCGTCGCTCGAGTCGATCGTCGCCGCCTCGGCCCGCGTGGGGGCCACCTACGTCGCGCACCAGGTCCTCTTCCTGCGCTCGTCGGCCAAGAGCGAGTTCTACCCCTTCCTCGCGCAGAACTTTCCCAAGCTCGCCCCCCGCTACCGGCGCGTCTACGGCGGCGCCGCCTATCACACCCCCGACTACCGCGAGCGCGTGAAGGAGCTGATGGCCGGCCTGAGGAGGCGCCACGGCCTCGCCTCGCGGCCGATGGACCACGACGCGGGCGTCGCGTCGGAAGAGGGAGCCGGCGGGGTTCAGATGGCTCTGGGGTTCTGA
- a CDS encoding serine hydrolase yields the protein MRPTPRRATTLLAATLAALLVAAPAASRPLLAATPDAEAAVTIAGHWNGAIKTPGPPLAVNIDFRRGDDGGFTGDITIPVQGAQDLPLANIRVNGSDVTFDLPGIPGEPRFKGKLADDGATISGDFTQGGQTIPFSISRGDDRAAQAKTALEGFDAFVEKEMKDFKVPGLAMVVLVDGKPVLSKGFGLRDVKNNLPVTTGTLFAIGSSTKAFTTFVLGTLVDEGKMEWDKPLSTYIPDFRMSDRVATERLTPRDLVTHRSGLPRHDLVWYNSKMSRKEMVARLAYLEPYRDLRQEFHYQNLMFLTAGYLAEQLTGGSWEAAVRSRILEPAGMSHTNFSVLDSQKTDDFAKPYREIDDRVDEIPFRTIDNVGPAGAINSTVEDMALWLKVQLGGGKAGERPLINKTTLVDMHTAHMAMSIPPDRAELPQISYGMGWFVQPYRGHNRIHHGGNIDGFSAQVSFLPQDQIGMVVLTNKDGTPLPELIMRHALDRLLDLPRIDWAGETLVKLSKAKDAGEEAKKNKNLVRKQGTKPAHPLDEYAGEYENPGYGRLRISRAGDHLEATYNDIAQPLEHWHYEVWNGTQGAKDPVFEDMKFLFVTNMKGEVDAVQAPFEPETKDIVFTKLADARMSDPGYLKQFVGEYDLAGQTVAIALKGSVLTMTVPGQPQYELAPDRLNEFNLKNLSVISVKFTIEAREGVTEMVVSQPEGVFVAKRKK from the coding sequence ATGAGACCAACGCCGCGCCGCGCCACGACCCTTCTCGCCGCCACGCTCGCCGCTCTCCTCGTCGCCGCGCCGGCCGCCTCGCGCCCGCTCCTCGCCGCGACCCCCGACGCCGAGGCGGCGGTCACGATCGCCGGCCACTGGAACGGGGCCATCAAGACCCCGGGTCCCCCGCTTGCCGTCAACATCGACTTCAGGAGAGGGGACGACGGCGGCTTCACCGGCGACATCACGATCCCGGTGCAGGGGGCGCAGGATCTCCCCCTCGCGAACATCCGGGTGAACGGGAGCGACGTCACGTTCGATCTCCCGGGGATTCCGGGAGAGCCGCGCTTCAAGGGGAAGCTCGCGGACGACGGCGCGACGATCTCCGGCGACTTCACGCAGGGCGGCCAGACGATTCCCTTCTCCATCTCGCGCGGCGACGACCGCGCGGCGCAGGCGAAGACGGCGCTCGAGGGGTTCGACGCCTTCGTCGAGAAGGAGATGAAGGACTTCAAGGTCCCGGGCCTTGCGATGGTGGTCCTGGTCGACGGGAAGCCCGTGCTCTCGAAGGGTTTCGGGCTCCGCGACGTGAAGAACAACCTGCCGGTCACGACCGGGACGCTCTTCGCGATCGGCTCCTCGACGAAGGCCTTCACCACGTTCGTGCTCGGCACGCTCGTCGACGAGGGGAAGATGGAGTGGGACAAGCCGCTCTCCACCTACATCCCCGACTTCAGGATGTCGGATCGCGTCGCCACCGAGCGCCTGACCCCGCGCGATCTCGTCACGCACCGCTCCGGCCTGCCGCGCCACGATCTCGTCTGGTACAACTCGAAGATGAGCCGGAAGGAGATGGTCGCGCGCCTCGCGTACCTCGAGCCGTACCGGGACCTGAGGCAGGAGTTCCACTACCAGAACCTGATGTTCCTGACCGCCGGGTACCTCGCCGAGCAGCTCACCGGCGGGTCGTGGGAGGCCGCGGTGCGCTCGCGAATCCTCGAGCCGGCGGGCATGTCGCACACGAACTTCTCGGTCCTCGATTCGCAGAAGACGGACGACTTCGCGAAGCCCTACCGCGAGATCGACGACAGGGTCGACGAGATTCCCTTCCGCACGATCGACAACGTCGGGCCGGCCGGAGCCATCAACTCGACGGTGGAGGACATGGCGCTGTGGCTGAAGGTCCAGCTCGGCGGCGGCAAGGCGGGGGAGCGCCCGCTCATCAACAAGACGACGCTCGTGGACATGCACACTGCCCACATGGCGATGTCGATCCCCCCCGATCGCGCGGAGCTGCCGCAGATCAGCTACGGAATGGGGTGGTTCGTGCAGCCGTACCGCGGCCACAACCGGATCCACCACGGCGGCAACATCGACGGCTTCTCGGCGCAGGTCTCGTTCCTGCCCCAGGATCAGATCGGCATGGTCGTCCTCACGAACAAGGACGGCACGCCTCTCCCGGAGCTGATCATGCGCCACGCCCTCGACCGCCTCCTCGATCTGCCGCGGATCGACTGGGCAGGGGAGACGCTGGTCAAGCTCTCGAAGGCGAAGGATGCGGGCGAGGAGGCGAAGAAGAACAAGAACCTCGTCCGCAAGCAGGGGACGAAGCCCGCCCACCCGCTCGACGAGTACGCCGGCGAGTACGAGAACCCCGGCTACGGCCGCCTCAGGATCTCCCGAGCCGGAGACCACCTGGAGGCGACCTACAACGACATCGCGCAGCCCCTCGAGCACTGGCACTACGAGGTCTGGAACGGCACCCAGGGGGCGAAGGACCCGGTCTTCGAGGACATGAAGTTCCTCTTCGTGACGAACATGAAAGGAGAGGTCGACGCGGTGCAGGCTCCCTTCGAGCCCGAGACGAAGGACATCGTCTTCACGAAGCTGGCCGACGCGCGCATGTCCGACCCCGGGTACCTGAAGCAGTTCGTCGGCGAGTACGACCTGGCGGGGCAGACGGTGGCGATCGCCCTGAAGGGGAGCGTCCTCACCATGACCGTGCCCGGGCAGCCGCAGTACGAGCTGGCGCCGGATCGCCTCAACGAGTTCAACCTGAAGAACCTCTCGGTCATCAGCGTGAAGTTCACGATCGAGGCGCGGGAAGGGGTCACCGAGATGGTGGTCAGCCAGCCCGAAGGGGTCTTCGTCGCGAAGAGAAAGAAGTAG
- a CDS encoding efflux RND transporter periplasmic adaptor subunit yields MPNPPTIPGAPRAARAGAALALALLAAAGLLPACAPGLTDEAKDVSGARAREGGPTSRFTFTGELRAVRSDELRTPTTPSWPIQIKWMAPEGTEVAEGDTVLSFDNSAILSRLEEQKLAYSDVVTRTRSREAQIDADRAEKSFAVERARVELEKAEAEAAIPESMRPRRDYDLKQLARDKARSALDAARRNLEAFEAAARDEIEVLAVEKSKARRALDRATESLDQLTLKATRAGVLVYGEHPWEGRKFQPGDDTWPRMTVLRIPDLDRMEVVAWVSDVDDGVVRPGQPVTCLLDTYPDRSITGRVRDVGALADARSRDNNVRAFQVLIDLDRSDAVRMRPGMSVRVELDRGAP; encoded by the coding sequence ATGCCCAATCCGCCGACGATCCCCGGAGCCCCACGAGCCGCCCGCGCGGGCGCGGCGCTCGCCCTCGCCCTGCTCGCCGCCGCCGGGCTGCTCCCGGCCTGCGCCCCCGGCCTGACGGACGAGGCGAAGGACGTCTCGGGGGCCCGCGCGCGGGAGGGGGGCCCCACCTCCCGGTTCACCTTCACGGGGGAGCTCCGGGCCGTGCGGAGCGACGAGCTCCGCACGCCGACGACGCCGAGCTGGCCGATCCAGATCAAGTGGATGGCCCCCGAGGGGACCGAGGTGGCCGAGGGGGACACCGTCCTCTCCTTCGACAACTCCGCCATCCTCTCGAGGCTCGAGGAGCAGAAGCTGGCCTATAGCGACGTCGTCACGCGGACGCGATCGCGCGAAGCGCAGATCGACGCCGACCGCGCCGAGAAGTCCTTCGCCGTCGAGCGCGCGCGGGTCGAGCTCGAGAAAGCGGAGGCCGAGGCGGCGATCCCCGAGTCGATGCGCCCCCGCCGTGACTACGACCTCAAGCAGCTCGCCCGCGACAAGGCGCGATCGGCGCTCGACGCCGCGCGCCGCAACCTCGAGGCCTTCGAGGCCGCCGCCCGCGACGAGATCGAGGTGCTCGCCGTCGAGAAGTCGAAGGCGCGACGGGCCCTCGATCGCGCCACCGAGAGCCTGGACCAGCTCACGCTCAAGGCGACGCGCGCCGGAGTGCTCGTCTACGGCGAGCACCCGTGGGAGGGGCGGAAGTTCCAGCCGGGAGACGACACGTGGCCCCGGATGACCGTGCTCCGGATCCCCGACCTCGACCGCATGGAGGTCGTCGCGTGGGTGAGCGACGTCGACGACGGCGTCGTGCGCCCAGGGCAGCCGGTCACGTGCCTCCTCGACACGTATCCGGACCGCTCGATCACCGGCAGGGTGCGCGACGTGGGCGCGCTGGCCGACGCCCGATCGCGGGACAACAACGTGAGGGCCTTCCAGGTGCTGATCGATCTCGATCGCAGCGACGCCGTCCGCATGCGCCCCGGCATGTCGGTCCGCGTCGAGCTGGATCGGGGGGCGCCGTGA
- a CDS encoding ABC transporter permease, translating to MAIRRTRSLQENIAFALRAVREHKLRSLLTILGIIVGVATVISMVSVIEGFNQIIVGGFSSFGTTLVQFQKMEPRFGDPGQAPEEIRLRKNLTLEDAIDIKRSCPSMAAVAAERYIFTGGVVRYRDQEASSPLIGGTNPEYPAANNYFIEEGRFFNDAEYEHSAYVVVLGKEVVESLFPHSDPLGKKVSIQGRPFTVIGTLERRGGLFFGPGDNRLFIPLPTFDSIWPNIQKDFGLFIATVPTKPELVSKIIEEGREVLRRRRHIRPDQPDDFAIVTPDSFISTFRQVTGGIALVLTFISSIGLLVGGVGVMNIMLVSVKERTREIGLRKAIGARRSDITLQFLTEAMTLTGLGGIAGILTGLLVSFLAGKFSPLPATTPLWAVFAGFIMSVAVGLFFGIYPAYRAARLDPIESLRYE from the coding sequence ATGGCCATCCGCCGCACGCGCTCCTTGCAGGAGAACATCGCGTTCGCGCTGCGCGCGGTGCGCGAGCACAAGCTGCGGTCGCTCCTCACCATCCTCGGGATCATCGTCGGCGTCGCCACCGTCATCTCGATGGTGTCCGTGATCGAGGGGTTCAATCAGATCATCGTCGGCGGCTTCAGCTCGTTCGGCACGACGCTCGTGCAGTTCCAGAAGATGGAGCCGCGCTTCGGCGATCCCGGACAGGCTCCCGAGGAGATCCGGCTCCGCAAGAACCTGACGCTCGAGGACGCCATCGACATCAAGCGCTCCTGCCCGTCGATGGCGGCGGTGGCGGCGGAGCGGTACATCTTCACCGGAGGCGTCGTGAGGTACCGCGACCAGGAGGCGAGCAGCCCGCTCATCGGCGGCACCAACCCCGAGTACCCCGCCGCGAACAACTACTTCATCGAGGAGGGGCGCTTCTTCAACGACGCCGAGTACGAGCACTCGGCCTACGTCGTCGTGCTGGGCAAGGAAGTGGTCGAGTCGCTCTTCCCCCACAGCGACCCGCTCGGGAAGAAGGTCTCGATCCAGGGGCGCCCCTTCACGGTCATCGGCACGCTCGAGCGCCGCGGCGGCCTCTTCTTCGGCCCGGGCGACAATCGCCTCTTCATCCCCCTTCCCACCTTCGACAGCATCTGGCCCAACATCCAGAAGGACTTCGGCCTGTTCATCGCCACCGTGCCGACGAAGCCCGAGCTGGTGTCGAAGATCATCGAGGAAGGGCGCGAGGTGCTGAGGCGCCGGCGCCACATCCGCCCCGATCAGCCCGACGACTTCGCCATCGTGACCCCCGACTCCTTCATCAGCACCTTCCGCCAGGTCACGGGCGGCATCGCCCTGGTCCTCACCTTCATCTCGTCGATCGGCCTCCTCGTCGGAGGGGTCGGCGTCATGAACATCATGCTCGTCTCGGTGAAGGAGAGGACGCGCGAGATCGGCCTTCGGAAGGCGATCGGCGCGCGCAGGAGCGACATCACACTCCAGTTCCTGACCGAGGCGATGACGCTGACGGGGCTCGGCGGGATCGCGGGGATCCTGACGGGTCTCCTGGTCTCATTTCTCGCCGGCAAGTTCAGCCCCCTGCCCGCCACGACTCCGCTCTGGGCCGTCTTCGCCGGCTTCATCATGTCGGTCGCCGTCGGCCTCTTCTTCGGCATCTACCCGGCGTACCGCGCCGCCCGCCTCGACCCGATCGAATCTCTGAGATACGAGTAG
- a CDS encoding efflux RND transporter periplasmic adaptor subunit — protein MKRRTKWILGVGVVLLVGGVAAARLGNKDRDLPRVTTGKVVKKDLVSRVTCNGKVQARKKVELSAPIAGQIINLAVREGDSLKKGDFLMQIDRVTLQANADSTKAALAALLSDRDAAKANLERDRLEYERASTSYRGGVIAELDFQRAKAAYDAAQANLQSVENRIEQARATFAGARDTLSKTTIMAPIGGLITRLNVEEGEVAIIGTMNNPGTVLMTISDLSVIEAVMDVDETDIPQVIVGQKATLLIDAYPGKTFDGVVTEVGSSPVNATGGSTAGIDFEVKIRIENPPGGLKPGLSVTADIATGHRDGVVAVPLQALVLRDRDNPEPPPVTEEADKAGSAKKMRATAVESRSRDQEGIFVLDGGLAKFSAVKTGLTGDLDIEAVTGAKEGQEIVTGPFRILRTLKDGDRVIVEKPEAKKKS, from the coding sequence ATGAAACGGCGAACCAAGTGGATCCTGGGCGTGGGAGTCGTCCTTCTCGTGGGGGGTGTCGCGGCCGCGCGCCTCGGCAACAAGGACCGGGACCTGCCCAGGGTGACGACCGGCAAGGTGGTGAAGAAGGATCTCGTCTCCCGCGTCACGTGCAACGGCAAGGTCCAGGCGAGGAAGAAGGTCGAGCTCTCCGCGCCCATCGCCGGCCAGATCATCAACCTCGCGGTGCGGGAGGGAGACTCGCTGAAGAAGGGCGACTTCCTGATGCAGATCGACCGAGTGACGCTGCAGGCGAACGCCGACTCGACGAAGGCGGCGCTGGCGGCGCTCCTGTCGGATCGTGACGCGGCGAAGGCGAACCTCGAGCGCGACCGGCTCGAGTACGAGCGCGCGTCGACGTCGTACCGCGGCGGCGTCATCGCCGAGCTGGACTTCCAGCGCGCGAAGGCCGCGTACGACGCGGCGCAGGCGAACCTCCAGTCGGTGGAGAACCGCATCGAGCAGGCGCGCGCGACCTTCGCCGGGGCGCGGGACACGCTGAGCAAGACGACGATCATGGCGCCGATCGGCGGGCTCATCACGCGCCTCAACGTCGAGGAGGGCGAGGTCGCGATCATCGGCACGATGAACAACCCGGGCACCGTCCTCATGACGATCTCCGACCTGAGCGTGATCGAGGCCGTGATGGACGTGGACGAGACGGACATCCCCCAGGTGATCGTCGGCCAGAAGGCGACGCTCCTCATCGACGCGTATCCAGGGAAGACGTTCGACGGCGTGGTCACGGAGGTCGGCAGCAGCCCCGTCAACGCCACCGGGGGCTCGACGGCGGGGATCGACTTCGAGGTGAAGATCCGGATCGAGAACCCCCCCGGCGGCCTCAAGCCCGGCCTCTCGGTGACCGCCGACATCGCCACCGGCCATCGGGACGGCGTCGTCGCGGTGCCGCTCCAGGCGCTGGTTCTTCGGGACCGCGACAACCCGGAGCCCCCGCCCGTGACGGAAGAGGCGGACAAGGCGGGGAGCGCGAAGAAGATGCGCGCGACCGCGGTCGAGTCGCGCTCGCGCGATCAGGAGGGGATCTTCGTCCTGGACGGCGGGCTCGCGAAGTTCTCGGCCGTCAAGACGGGGCTCACCGGCGACCTCGACATCGAGGCGGTCACCGGGGCGAAGGAAGGCCAGGAGATCGTGACCGGGCCCTTCCGCATCCTCCGCACGCTCAAGGACGGCGACCGGGTCATCGTCGAGAAGCCCGAGGCGAAGAAGAAGTCATGA
- the ttcA gene encoding tRNA 2-thiocytidine(32) synthetase TtcA, giving the protein MKPLEVQIRKEVGRAIIEYGMIEEGDRVAVAVSGGKDSLTLLDILLALQKRAPIRFELVAVTVDQGYEGFRWPVMEKHFQSLGVPYHIENTRISDLIDEHKAPGATQCSLCARLRRGVLYGLAKEKGWTKIALGHHADDLIETLLLSQLYNGSIQSMPPILKADDGVNVVIRPLAYVWEDQISAYTKERAFPVICCACTACTDLTLKRKQVKAMLSEMEAGHPGIKRSLLRALTRARVTQLMDPRFLPLGERASLREEAASIVEGEPPEDGEASPASPALVTIQPVGARSKESSTRSRA; this is encoded by the coding sequence ATGAAGCCTCTCGAAGTCCAGATCCGGAAGGAAGTCGGCCGCGCGATCATCGAGTACGGGATGATCGAGGAGGGGGATCGTGTCGCCGTCGCCGTCTCGGGAGGGAAAGACTCCCTCACGCTTCTCGACATCCTCCTCGCGCTCCAGAAGCGGGCGCCGATCCGCTTCGAGCTGGTGGCGGTCACGGTGGATCAGGGGTACGAGGGATTCCGCTGGCCGGTGATGGAGAAGCACTTCCAGTCGCTCGGCGTCCCGTACCACATCGAGAACACGCGCATCAGCGATCTCATCGACGAGCACAAGGCCCCCGGCGCGACGCAGTGCTCGCTCTGCGCGCGCCTGAGGCGAGGCGTGCTGTACGGCCTCGCGAAGGAGAAAGGGTGGACCAAGATCGCTCTGGGCCACCACGCCGACGACCTGATCGAGACGCTCCTTCTCTCGCAGCTCTACAACGGGTCGATCCAGTCGATGCCGCCGATCCTGAAGGCTGACGACGGCGTCAACGTCGTCATCCGCCCGCTCGCGTACGTGTGGGAGGATCAGATCTCCGCGTACACGAAGGAGCGCGCCTTCCCCGTCATCTGCTGCGCCTGCACCGCCTGCACCGACCTCACGCTGAAGCGAAAGCAGGTGAAGGCGATGCTCTCCGAGATGGAGGCCGGCCACCCGGGGATCAAGCGAAGCCTGCTTCGCGCCCTCACCCGCGCGCGCGTCACGCAGCTCATGGATCCGCGCTTCCTGCCGCTGGGGGAGAGAGCCTCGCTGCGCGAGGAGGCCGCGTCGATCGTGGAAGGGGAGCCGCCCGAGGATGGGGAGGCGTCGCCGGCGTCGCCGGCCCTCGTGACGATTCAGCCCGTCGGCGCGCGCTCGAAGGAGTCGTCTACGCGATCGCGAGCCTGA
- a CDS encoding DUF4872 domain-containing protein: MATGVRSKKKIKAPPPPAPKLGVPGYRHSGGRHHETAHLRNILDHLGLKAPHTGAPYSEEMLLGIGGGIGCGYFLFETGGSTFVSVGTRHLWQSTKADFIQGICGRLGCRVTTKEASGHRAAEENLHEALLGGRPAVVWLGQASLPWHGLPIEWLKLHVYCIVVYGFDEKAGRYLVADRSRKPFTIDAKELAAARPAVISLRSRTLFVEPPNRAPDLAHAIRDGLQACVQGMIKPGSANFGLSALQKWADLLTNAKDVKGWPRALPPGTALLDALMSCYGGIETQGTGGGAFRSMYAAFLDEARGVLSLPALGDVAAGFRESAAAWTGLAGASLPEYVPLLVEARGLMGLKARLFEEGGDDSVPGILEVEGKLAALRDQAAIAFPLSAAQALDLLAGMRKKVERIHEIETGAIEALRLAIA, encoded by the coding sequence ATGGCGACGGGTGTCCGCTCGAAGAAGAAGATCAAGGCGCCTCCCCCTCCAGCCCCGAAGCTCGGCGTCCCGGGCTACCGGCACTCCGGGGGCAGGCACCACGAGACGGCGCACCTCAGGAACATCCTCGATCACCTCGGGCTCAAGGCGCCCCACACCGGCGCTCCCTATTCCGAGGAGATGCTCCTCGGAATAGGAGGCGGCATCGGCTGCGGGTACTTCCTTTTCGAGACGGGCGGCAGCACCTTTGTCTCGGTGGGGACGCGGCACCTCTGGCAGAGCACGAAGGCCGACTTCATTCAGGGGATCTGCGGCCGCCTCGGATGCCGGGTGACGACCAAGGAGGCTTCGGGACATCGCGCCGCCGAGGAGAATCTACACGAAGCGCTCCTCGGAGGCCGGCCCGCCGTCGTGTGGCTGGGGCAGGCGAGCCTCCCCTGGCACGGCCTTCCGATCGAATGGCTGAAGCTGCACGTGTATTGCATCGTCGTGTACGGCTTCGACGAGAAGGCAGGGCGTTATCTCGTGGCCGACCGATCGCGCAAGCCGTTCACCATCGATGCGAAGGAGCTCGCCGCGGCGCGCCCGGCGGTCATCTCGCTCCGGAGCCGGACGCTGTTCGTGGAGCCGCCGAACAGGGCCCCCGATCTCGCCCACGCGATCCGCGACGGGCTCCAGGCGTGCGTCCAGGGGATGATCAAGCCCGGCAGCGCGAACTTCGGTCTCTCGGCCCTCCAAAAATGGGCCGACCTCCTGACGAACGCGAAGGACGTGAAGGGGTGGCCGAGGGCGCTCCCCCCGGGCACCGCGCTCCTCGACGCGCTGATGAGCTGCTACGGCGGCATCGAGACGCAGGGAACCGGTGGAGGAGCCTTCCGATCCATGTACGCCGCCTTCCTCGATGAGGCGCGCGGCGTGCTCTCGCTTCCGGCTCTCGGTGATGTCGCGGCCGGGTTCCGCGAGTCGGCGGCGGCCTGGACCGGGCTCGCCGGCGCGTCGCTTCCCGAGTACGTCCCGCTCCTGGTGGAGGCGCGCGGCCTGATGGGGCTGAAGGCCCGTCTGTTCGAGGAAGGGGGCGACGACTCCGTCCCCGGTATCCTCGAGGTGGAAGGGAAGCTCGCGGCGCTGAGAGATCAGGCCGCGATCGCTTTCCCGCTGAGCGCGGCGCAGGCGCTCGACCTGCTGGCGGGGATGCGGAAGAAGGTGGAGCGGATTCACGAGATCGAGACCGGCGCGATCGAGGCGCTCAGGCTCGCGATCGCGTAG
- a CDS encoding ABC transporter permease has product MIHYETLMVALRSLRAHPLRTALTLLGVIIGVTTVVTVVSIISGMNAYIKEKVLTLGADSFVVSKFGIITGRDAFIEALKRKDMSLDDMDAIQKLCTECVYVGGDLTANKGVHAEDLRLPDTAIHGSTANINEVQTLDLEAGRFFTDIEVEHSRPVAVVGHDIKDELFPDVDPVGRTVKVDGYPYKIIGLLEKKGSVLGQNQDKVVYVPLTTWQNNFGAHRSVEIVVKARSKERTEAAQEQVRLIMRTRRHTAYGEPDPFGFVTADALDQLWKGISAGAFALMTFISGISLAVGGIVIMNIMLVSVAERTQEIGVRRALGAKRSTIQIQFLMEAVLMASAGGVIGVAVGALVARAVEALSPMPVSIPPALVVASIALATLVGIVSGVFPSMKAARLQPTEALRSE; this is encoded by the coding sequence ATGATCCACTACGAGACGCTGATGGTCGCGCTGAGGTCGCTGAGAGCCCATCCGCTCCGGACCGCGCTGACGCTCCTGGGCGTCATCATCGGCGTCACGACCGTCGTGACGGTGGTCTCGATCATCTCGGGGATGAACGCGTACATCAAGGAGAAAGTCCTGACGCTCGGCGCCGACTCGTTCGTCGTCAGCAAGTTCGGGATCATCACCGGCCGCGACGCCTTCATCGAGGCGCTGAAGCGCAAGGACATGTCGCTCGACGACATGGACGCGATCCAGAAGCTCTGCACGGAGTGCGTCTACGTCGGCGGCGATCTGACGGCGAACAAGGGAGTCCACGCCGAGGACCTCCGGCTGCCCGACACGGCGATTCACGGATCGACGGCGAACATCAACGAGGTGCAGACCCTCGACCTCGAGGCGGGTCGCTTCTTCACCGACATCGAGGTCGAGCACTCACGCCCGGTGGCGGTCGTCGGCCACGACATCAAGGACGAGCTCTTCCCCGACGTCGATCCCGTCGGCCGCACGGTCAAGGTCGACGGCTACCCGTACAAGATCATCGGCCTCCTCGAGAAGAAGGGAAGCGTCCTCGGCCAGAACCAGGACAAGGTCGTCTACGTGCCGCTCACCACCTGGCAGAACAATTTCGGCGCGCACCGCAGCGTCGAGATCGTCGTGAAAGCGCGCAGCAAGGAGCGCACCGAGGCGGCGCAGGAACAGGTGCGCCTGATCATGCGAACCCGGCGGCACACGGCGTACGGGGAGCCGGACCCGTTCGGATTCGTGACGGCGGACGCGCTCGATCAGCTCTGGAAGGGGATCAGCGCGGGAGCCTTCGCGTTGATGACCTTCATCAGCGGCATCTCGCTCGCGGTCGGCGGCATCGTCATCATGAACATCATGCTCGTGTCGGTCGCGGAGCGGACGCAGGAGATCGGGGTGCGCCGGGCGCTGGGCGCGAAGCGGAGCACGATTCAGATCCAGTTCCTGATGGAGGCGGTCCTGATGGCGTCGGCGGGAGGCGTGATCGGCGTCGCCGTGGGGGCCCTCGTGGCGCGGGCCGTCGAGGCCCTCTCCCCGATGCCGGTGTCGATCCCCCCCGCGCTCGTCGTCGCCTCGATCGCGCTCGCCACGCTCGTCGGGATCGTGTCGGGGGTCTTCCCGTCGATGAAGGCGGCGCGCCTGCAGCCGACCGAAGCGCTGCGGAGCGAGTGA